One stretch of Chiroxiphia lanceolata isolate bChiLan1 chromosome 1, bChiLan1.pri, whole genome shotgun sequence DNA includes these proteins:
- the EN2 gene encoding homeobox protein engrailed-2 produces MEEGGRSPREEAAEPQESGGDAEPGGGGRRGLLLPPGDPPHPHPHPHRITNFFIDNILRPEFGRRKEVGGPGAEPRRPGAESRRSPAAAPAPGAALPGSGAGSPGRGEGGPAGLALHGAAKKGGDPAALEAALKARGLSGGDLSVSSDSDSSQASSNAGNQPMLWPAWVYCTRYSDRPSSGPRSRKPKKKNPNKEDKRPRTAFTAEQLQRLKAEFQTNRYLTEQRRQSLAQELGLNESQIKIWFQNKRAKIKKATGSKNSLAVHLMAQGLYNHSTTAKDGKSDSE; encoded by the exons ATGGAGGAGGGCGGCCGGAGCCCCCGGGAGGAGGCGGCCGAGCCGCAGGAGTCCGGCGGCGACGCGgagcccggcggcggcgggcggcgggggctgctgctcccccccGGTGACCCCCCGCACCCCCACCCGCACCCGCATCGCATCACCAACTTCTTCATCGACAACATCCTGCGGCCCGAGTTCGGGCGAAGGAAGGAGGtgggcggccccggcgcggaGCCCCGGCGGCCCGGCGCGGAgagccgccgcagccccgccgcGGCGCCGGCCCCCGGGGCTGCGCTGCCCGGCAGCGGGGCGGGCTCGCCGGGCCGGGGGGagggcggccccgccgggctgGCCCTGCACGGCGCCGCCAAGAAGGGGGGCGACCCCGCGGCGCTGGAGGCGGCCCTGAAGGCGCGGGGGCTGAGCGGCGGCGACCTGTCGGTGAGCTCGGACTCGGATAGCTCCCAGGCCAGCTCCAACGCCGGGAACCAGCCCATGCTGTGGCCCGCCTGGGTGTACTGCACGCGGTACTCGGACCGGCCCTCCTCAG GTCCCCGCTCCCGCAAACCAAAGAAGAAGAACCCCAACAAGGAGGACAAGCGGCCGCGCACCGCCTTCACCGCCGAGCAGCTGCAGAGACTCAAGGCCGAGTTCCAGACGAACCGGTACCTGACGGAGCAGCGGCGGCAGAGCCTGGCCCAGGAGCTCGGGCTCAACGAGTCCCAGATCAAAATCTGGTTCCAGAATAAACGAGCCAAGATCAAGAAGGCGACGGGCAGCAAGAACTCCCTGGCAGTGCACCTCATGGCCCAGGGGCTCTACAACCACTCCACCACGGCGAAAGACGGCAAGTCGGACAGTGAATAG